A window of Candidatus Palauibacter soopunensis contains these coding sequences:
- the pckA gene encoding phosphoenolpyruvate carboxykinase (ATP), with the protein MTTTTAEIGIMDLSADGITVTRIKRNPSVGDIYADALSGREPGAIKAANGALVAFSGAKTGRSPNDKHVVRDPETERDVWWGPVNFPLERESFLRNRARVRAFLNAQDLLYVIDGFAGWDPAYRLNVRIICNRPYHALFMHNMLIRPTPAELAEFGEPDFVVYNAGQEAADPSVEGVTSPTSVDLSFGDNEACILGTEYAGEMKKGVFTIMNYLMPKRDVLSMHCSATTDPTTGASSLLFGLSGTGKTTLSADPNRRLIGDDEHCWTDSGIFNIEGGCYAKTIDLSEEKEPDIYRALRYGAVLENVVLRDDGSVDWSDSSITQNTRGSYPIEFIDNAQVPCVAGHPTDVIFLTADAFGVLPPVSRLTPEQAMYHFISGYTAKVAGTEVGVTDPVATFSPCFGGPFLVWHPAKYARLLADRMHEHGVKVWLVNTGWSGGPFGVGARIDLPHTRRMVDAIHAGELGDAPTEPDPVFGVHVVTEVPGVPSEILRPRATWPDPAAYDEKAAHLARLFRENFREYEDDCPPEVCAAGPVI; encoded by the coding sequence ATGACGACTACAACGGCCGAAATCGGCATCATGGACCTCAGCGCGGACGGGATCACCGTCACCCGCATAAAACGTAATCCCTCCGTGGGGGACATCTACGCCGATGCGCTGAGCGGACGCGAGCCCGGCGCGATCAAGGCGGCGAACGGAGCCCTCGTGGCGTTCTCCGGCGCCAAGACCGGCCGCTCCCCGAACGACAAGCACGTGGTGCGCGATCCGGAGACCGAGCGGGACGTCTGGTGGGGTCCGGTCAACTTCCCCCTCGAGCGCGAGAGCTTCCTGCGGAACAGGGCTCGCGTGCGCGCTTTCCTGAACGCGCAGGACCTCCTCTACGTCATCGACGGCTTCGCGGGCTGGGACCCCGCGTACCGCCTCAACGTCCGGATCATCTGCAACCGCCCGTACCACGCCCTCTTCATGCACAACATGCTCATCCGCCCCACGCCCGCGGAGTTGGCGGAGTTCGGCGAGCCCGACTTCGTCGTCTACAACGCGGGACAGGAGGCGGCGGACCCGTCGGTGGAGGGCGTCACCTCCCCGACGAGCGTCGATCTCTCCTTCGGCGACAACGAGGCCTGCATCCTCGGGACCGAGTACGCGGGGGAGATGAAGAAGGGCGTGTTCACGATCATGAACTACCTGATGCCGAAGCGGGACGTGCTCTCGATGCACTGCTCGGCGACGACCGACCCGACGACCGGGGCGTCGTCGCTCCTCTTCGGTCTGTCGGGGACGGGGAAGACGACGCTCTCGGCCGACCCGAACCGGCGGCTCATCGGCGACGATGAGCACTGCTGGACCGACTCCGGGATCTTCAACATCGAGGGCGGCTGCTACGCGAAGACGATCGACCTCTCCGAGGAGAAGGAACCCGACATCTACCGGGCCCTCCGGTACGGCGCGGTGCTGGAGAACGTCGTGCTGCGGGACGACGGAAGCGTGGACTGGTCCGACTCGTCGATCACGCAGAACACGCGCGGCAGCTACCCCATCGAGTTCATCGACAACGCGCAGGTGCCGTGCGTGGCGGGTCACCCCACGGACGTGATCTTCCTGACGGCGGACGCGTTCGGCGTGCTGCCGCCGGTGAGCCGGTTGACGCCCGAGCAGGCCATGTACCACTTCATCAGCGGGTACACGGCGAAGGTCGCGGGCACGGAGGTCGGCGTCACGGACCCCGTGGCGACGTTCTCGCCCTGCTTCGGGGGCCCGTTCCTCGTGTGGCACCCGGCGAAGTACGCGCGCCTGCTCGCGGACCGGATGCACGAGCACGGCGTGAAGGTGTGGCTCGTGAACACGGGCTGGAGCGGCGGGCCGTTCGGCGTCGGCGCGCGGATCGACCTCCCGCACACGCGCCGGATGGTCGACGCCATCCACGCGGGCGAACTCGGCGACGCGCCGACCGAGCCGGACCCGGTGTTCGGAGTCCACGTCGTGACGGAAGTGCCCGGCGTGCCCAGCGAGATTCTGCGGCCGCGCGCGACGTGGCCGGACCCCGCGGCGTACGATGAGAAGGCCGCGCACCTGGCGCGGCTCTTCAGGGAGAACTTCAGGGAATACGAGGACGACTGTCCGCCGGAGGTGTGTGCGGCGGGCCCCGTGATCTAG
- a CDS encoding PPK2 family polyphosphate kinase: MIDFSPPESPFRISYDGDFDISRAVTAPPPEAPSEREMRKELKRTVRRISRLQRRLHAHRHYAVLLVFQAMDAAGKDSTLRAVMTGVNPAGFRINAFEAPSNEEARHDFLWRTTRRLPEKGRIGIFNRSYYEEVLIVRVHPEYLDRQKLPRRLPILERCEERYQSIRDHEAHLARNGTVILKFWLNISKEEQARRFLRRIDRPDKNWKFSRADIEERQHWDDYMAAYEDAINATARPWAPWYAIPADSKPWMRLLVAQLVRDQLATLDLTHPELPEDERAELQGYRQHLTAEL, from the coding sequence ATGATCGACTTCTCGCCGCCCGAGAGTCCGTTCAGGATCAGCTACGACGGCGACTTCGACATCTCCCGTGCGGTGACGGCGCCACCCCCCGAGGCGCCCTCCGAGCGTGAGATGAGAAAGGAACTGAAGCGCACGGTACGCAGGATCTCGCGGCTCCAGCGGCGTCTGCACGCGCACCGCCACTACGCGGTGCTGCTGGTCTTCCAGGCGATGGACGCGGCGGGGAAGGACTCGACGCTGCGGGCGGTCATGACGGGCGTGAACCCGGCCGGCTTCCGGATCAACGCCTTCGAGGCGCCGTCCAACGAGGAGGCGAGGCACGACTTCCTGTGGCGCACGACGCGCCGCCTTCCCGAGAAGGGCCGGATCGGGATCTTCAACCGCAGCTACTACGAGGAAGTCCTCATCGTGCGGGTCCACCCCGAGTACCTCGATCGGCAGAAGCTGCCCCGCCGGCTGCCGATCCTGGAGCGCTGCGAGGAACGCTACCAGTCGATTCGCGACCACGAGGCGCACCTCGCGCGGAACGGGACCGTGATCCTGAAGTTCTGGCTCAACATCTCGAAGGAAGAGCAGGCCCGCCGCTTCCTCCGCCGCATCGACCGCCCCGACAAGAACTGGAAGTTCAGCCGCGCCGATATCGAGGAACGGCAGCACTGGGACGACTACATGGCCGCGTACGAGGACGCGATCAACGCGACCGCTCGCCCGTGGGCGCCATGGTACGCGATCCCGGCCGATTCGAAGCCTTGGATGCGGCTCCTCGTCGCCCAACTCGTGCGCGACCAGCTCGCCACCCTCGACCTCACCCATCCCGAGCTACCCGAAGACGAACGCGCCGAACTCCAGGGCTACCGCCAGCACCTCACCGCCGAACTTTGA
- a CDS encoding MBL fold metallo-hydrolase produces the protein MTGRRHRPEHLHAEAVRRRSAIPPTLLAGIWLCVGCAPDSGAGASGEGGGAEEGGAATTEAVHFAFTEVVPGVYHARGASDLVVGSNAGVVVNEADVLLVDSHISPAAASALIEDLRSITDNPVRYAANTHWHFDHAHGNQVYPPEVEIISHEATRAAIAAGRSNSGRSYELFVGSIPRRIEQLEARLDTMTDAAARAEVEATLEAQRTYYAQLQEVVPTAPNTTLSERLTLYRGGREIQFHFFGRAHTEGDVIVYLPDDRVIITGDMLTAGLPYMGDGYVDEWVETLDRVKALDFDWIIPGHGEPYRERERIDHLQAYLQDLWDQSVALHSQGVSAEDAAGRIDLTAHADNFGGIASPGANPVAVLRIFELLDGTAN, from the coding sequence ATGACCGGCAGACGACATCGACCTGAGCACTTGCACGCCGAAGCGGTCCGCCGCCGGAGCGCGATTCCACCCACCCTTCTCGCGGGAATCTGGCTTTGTGTCGGTTGCGCGCCGGATAGCGGCGCAGGGGCGAGCGGTGAGGGCGGCGGAGCGGAGGAGGGCGGCGCGGCGACGACGGAAGCCGTCCACTTCGCGTTTACGGAGGTCGTGCCGGGGGTCTACCATGCGCGCGGTGCGAGCGACCTCGTCGTGGGATCGAACGCCGGCGTGGTCGTGAACGAGGCGGACGTGCTGCTCGTTGATTCCCACATTTCTCCCGCGGCGGCGAGCGCCCTCATCGAGGATCTGCGCTCGATCACCGACAACCCCGTGCGCTACGCCGCGAACACGCACTGGCACTTCGACCATGCGCACGGCAACCAGGTGTATCCGCCCGAAGTCGAGATCATCAGCCACGAGGCGACCCGGGCGGCGATCGCCGCGGGACGCTCGAACTCGGGCCGCTCCTACGAACTTTTCGTGGGATCGATCCCCAGGCGGATCGAGCAACTGGAAGCGAGGCTCGACACGATGACGGACGCGGCGGCGCGCGCGGAGGTGGAGGCCACGCTGGAGGCGCAGCGGACCTACTACGCGCAGTTGCAGGAGGTCGTCCCTACGGCCCCCAACACGACGCTCTCGGAGCGGCTCACGCTCTACCGCGGCGGACGCGAGATCCAGTTCCACTTCTTCGGGCGCGCCCACACGGAGGGCGACGTCATCGTCTACCTGCCGGATGACCGCGTGATCATCACCGGAGACATGCTCACGGCCGGTCTCCCCTACATGGGCGACGGGTACGTCGACGAGTGGGTCGAGACGCTCGACCGCGTGAAGGCGCTCGACTTCGACTGGATCATCCCCGGCCACGGCGAGCCGTACCGGGAGCGCGAGCGGATCGACCACCTGCAGGCCTACCTGCAGGACCTGTGGGACCAGTCCGTCGCGCTCCACAGCCAGGGGGTGAGCGCGGAGGACGCCGCGGGCCGCATCGACCTCACCGCACACGCCGACAACTTCGGCGGGATCGCCAGCCCGGGCGCGAATCCCGTTGCGGTGCTGCGGATCTTCGAACTGCTCGACGGCACCGCGAACTAA
- a CDS encoding NAD-dependent epimerase/dehydratase family protein produces MSTDSNRRDFLKVTAAAGAALGLGVPVGACSGPAATPQASGSGGRLLILGGTGFIGPYQVRSALAQGLEVTIFNRGSRPGMFEGVEELVGDRNGDFESLRGRTWDVVIDNSTARPDWVTSIGEFLRDSVEYFYYVSSRSAYASHSTVPMTADVPSYTYETAGVDRATSDITDLPYGLAKAESEREAMRIFPDRYGIFRPGLIIGPDDPTDRFTYWPVRIHRGGEVLSPGDGTDPVQIIDVRDLGDFMALSSDRGHTGIFNLVGPATPRPMAELLYGIRAVTTAETTFTWVPREFLAERGVRPYAEMPVWRPPTPGSEGFARFDLSNEVAHGMTFRSLADTTQATLDFHFSRTPERQAEMRPGLSAEREAEILQEWHASR; encoded by the coding sequence ATGTCCACCGATTCGAACCGGCGCGATTTTCTGAAGGTCACGGCTGCGGCGGGCGCCGCCCTCGGGCTCGGCGTCCCCGTCGGGGCGTGCTCGGGCCCGGCGGCCACGCCCCAGGCCTCGGGGAGCGGCGGGCGGCTGCTCATCCTGGGCGGAACCGGGTTCATCGGTCCCTACCAGGTTCGATCGGCGCTCGCGCAGGGCTTGGAGGTGACGATCTTCAACCGCGGCAGCCGCCCCGGCATGTTCGAGGGCGTCGAGGAACTCGTCGGAGACCGGAACGGGGACTTCGAGTCGCTGCGCGGCCGGACGTGGGACGTCGTCATCGACAACTCCACGGCCCGTCCCGACTGGGTGACGAGCATCGGGGAGTTCCTGCGCGACTCGGTGGAGTACTTCTACTACGTCTCTTCGCGCTCGGCGTACGCGAGCCACTCCACCGTGCCGATGACGGCGGATGTCCCGTCGTACACGTACGAGACGGCCGGCGTGGACCGCGCGACCTCCGACATCACGGATCTGCCGTACGGCCTCGCGAAGGCGGAGTCGGAGCGCGAGGCGATGCGGATCTTCCCCGACCGCTACGGGATCTTCCGCCCGGGTCTCATCATCGGACCCGACGACCCCACGGACCGCTTCACGTACTGGCCGGTGCGGATCCACCGCGGCGGCGAGGTGCTGTCTCCCGGCGACGGGACGGACCCGGTGCAGATCATCGACGTGCGTGACCTCGGCGACTTCATGGCGCTGTCCTCGGACCGCGGGCACACGGGCATCTTCAACCTCGTGGGCCCCGCGACGCCCCGGCCGATGGCGGAACTCCTGTACGGCATCCGGGCCGTCACGACGGCCGAGACGACGTTCACGTGGGTGCCGCGCGAGTTCCTCGCCGAGCGCGGCGTGCGGCCCTACGCCGAGATGCCGGTGTGGCGCCCTCCGACTCCGGGGTCGGAAGGGTTCGCGCGCTTCGACCTCTCCAACGAAGTCGCGCACGGGATGACGTTCCGCTCGCTGGCGGATACGACGCAGGCCACGCTGGACTTCCACTTCTCCCGGACGCCCGAGCGCCAGGCGGAGATGCGGCCGGGACTCTCCGCGGAGCGGGAGGCGGAGATCCTGCAGGAGTGGCACGCGTCGCGCTGA
- the soxC gene encoding sulfite dehydrogenase produces the protein MNDRDESSGLTRRALIAGAAAAAGGAITAGATRGLVQEAPDPTKVPGARPVTVGSRSPHEAPEKLLSGSMGGSSRTPLQDLHGIMTPADLHFERHHHGIPYIDPATYRLLIHGMVDRPTLFTLDDLKRFPQVSKLLFIECSGNGGGAYAPSPSPQHTPQSVDGLLSTSEWSGVALSTLFEEVGAHADATWFLAEGSDAAVMGRSIPMEKAWDDAMIAYAQNGEAIRPEQGYPARVFLPGWEGNASVKWVRRIELSDRPAMFRDETSKYTDPLPDGTARQFSFVMDAKSIITYPTYPRRLPGPGFIEITGYAWTGRGLIERVEVSTDGGDSWHDAVLQEPVLPKCTTRFRHAWEWDGGPAHLLSRATDETGYTQPVRQQVLDARGPGTRYHSNAIRGWRVAGDGSIEFAPV, from the coding sequence GTGAACGACCGAGACGAAAGCTCCGGACTCACGCGGCGAGCCCTGATCGCCGGAGCCGCGGCGGCCGCCGGGGGCGCCATCACGGCGGGCGCGACGCGCGGACTGGTCCAGGAGGCGCCGGATCCGACGAAGGTGCCGGGCGCCCGTCCCGTCACGGTCGGGTCCCGGTCGCCGCACGAGGCCCCGGAGAAACTCCTGTCCGGTTCCATGGGCGGCTCCTCGCGGACGCCGCTCCAGGATCTGCACGGGATCATGACCCCGGCGGATCTCCACTTCGAGCGGCACCACCACGGGATCCCCTACATCGATCCCGCGACCTACCGCCTCCTCATCCACGGCATGGTCGACCGGCCCACCCTCTTCACGCTCGATGACCTGAAGCGCTTCCCGCAGGTCTCGAAGCTGCTCTTCATCGAGTGTTCGGGGAACGGCGGCGGCGCCTACGCTCCGTCGCCCAGCCCGCAGCACACGCCGCAGTCGGTGGACGGCCTGCTGAGCACGAGCGAGTGGTCCGGAGTCGCGCTCTCGACGCTGTTCGAGGAGGTCGGGGCGCATGCGGACGCGACGTGGTTCCTCGCCGAGGGATCGGACGCGGCGGTCATGGGCCGCAGCATCCCGATGGAGAAGGCGTGGGACGACGCGATGATCGCTTACGCCCAGAACGGCGAGGCGATCCGGCCCGAGCAGGGCTACCCCGCGCGGGTGTTCCTTCCCGGATGGGAGGGCAACGCGAGCGTGAAGTGGGTCCGGCGCATCGAGCTTTCCGACCGCCCCGCGATGTTCCGCGACGAGACGTCCAAGTACACGGATCCGCTGCCGGACGGGACGGCGCGGCAGTTCTCTTTCGTGATGGATGCGAAGTCGATCATCACGTACCCCACCTATCCGCGGCGGCTGCCGGGGCCCGGCTTTATCGAGATCACCGGCTACGCCTGGACCGGCCGGGGCCTCATCGAGCGCGTGGAAGTGAGCACGGACGGCGGCGACTCGTGGCACGACGCGGTGCTGCAGGAACCCGTGCTGCCGAAGTGCACGACGCGGTTCCGCCACGCCTGGGAGTGGGACGGCGGCCCGGCGCACCTGCTGAGCCGCGCCACCGACGAGACGGGCTACACGCAGCCGGTCCGGCAGCAGGTGCTCGACGCGCGCGGACCCGGCACCCGCTACCACTCCAACGCGATCCGGGGGTGGCGCGTGGCCGGCGACGGCTCGATCGAGTTCGCGCCGGTATGA
- a CDS encoding outer membrane beta-barrel protein, whose amino-acid sequence MNDTNLVGRALASALMSLLAIMAVAGVAQAQDGSDGSGQAESYIGAFAGLGSLDVRMTDLNGFTGSNGVPGQAFEYDGAGLAVGVVAGRYFHLGRLRLLFEADGAFSGVSATPGQLDPAGMDETAAAELRWAGTARIGLRRSLGRVGLFVAGGVSVAGFSNSFTDLDPGTDSRLQLDPDDSFDERPTRVGWVAGAGIEMPVAGAWTLRLEGLYNDFGETIHQAENRRDVNAGVCGPAGLPSPCRYGFDQRLALLRLVLVRRLGR is encoded by the coding sequence ATGAATGACACGAACCTCGTCGGACGTGCGCTCGCCTCGGCGCTCATGAGCCTGCTGGCGATCATGGCAGTGGCGGGCGTTGCGCAGGCGCAGGACGGCTCGGACGGCTCCGGTCAGGCGGAAAGCTACATCGGCGCGTTCGCGGGACTTGGCTCGCTGGACGTTCGCATGACCGACCTCAACGGCTTTACGGGGTCGAACGGCGTCCCCGGCCAGGCGTTCGAGTACGACGGCGCCGGACTCGCGGTCGGTGTCGTGGCGGGGCGGTACTTCCACCTGGGGCGCCTGCGGCTCCTGTTCGAGGCGGACGGGGCGTTCAGCGGCGTGTCGGCGACCCCCGGACAACTGGATCCGGCCGGCATGGATGAAACGGCGGCGGCGGAGCTGCGTTGGGCCGGGACGGCGCGCATCGGCCTTCGGAGGTCCCTCGGCCGCGTCGGCCTATTCGTCGCCGGCGGCGTGTCGGTGGCCGGATTCTCCAACTCGTTCACCGATCTCGACCCGGGAACGGACAGCCGCCTGCAGTTGGACCCCGACGATTCCTTCGACGAGCGGCCGACGCGGGTCGGATGGGTCGCCGGGGCCGGCATCGAAATGCCGGTGGCGGGTGCCTGGACCCTCCGACTCGAAGGCCTCTACAACGATTTCGGCGAGACCATCCACCAGGCGGAGAACCGGCGTGACGTCAACGCCGGCGTCTGCGGACCGGCCGGGCTGCCGAGCCCCTGCCGCTACGGCTTCGACCAGCGGCTCGCGCTCCTCCGTCTCGTCCTCGTGCGCCGTCTCGGCCGCTGA
- a CDS encoding sodium:solute symporter family protein, with amino-acid sequence MTVLQWTATLVGLSFALYIGIAIWSRAHSTSEFYVAGKGVHPLANGMATAADWMSAASFISMAGIISFLGYDGSVYLMGWTGGYVLLALLLAPYLRKFGAFTVPDFVGERYYSQTARVVAVICAIFVSFTYVAGQMRGVGIVFSRFLEIDIVWGVVIGMGIVFFYAVLGGMKGITYTQVAQYCVLIFAYMVPAIFLSMLVTGIPIPQIGLGAAEQETGTFLLDRLNGLHQELGFAAYTDGTKSTLDVLAITAALMVGTAGLPHVIIRFYTVPRVRDARISVGWALVFIALLYTAAPAVAVFARTNLLNTVTDQPYAEMPEWFTKWEATGLISYEDHNGDGLIQYVGPEAVDAAGAPVQNELTIDRDIMVLANPEIARLPNWVVGLVAAGGLAAALSTAAGLLLVLSAAISHDLLKRNWRPDISEHGELIAARVSAGLAVLVAGYLGINPPGFVAEVVAFAFGLAASSFFPVIILGIFSKRLNREGAIAGMLCGITLTAAYIVYFKFVNPAANVAENWWFGISPEGIGSIGMAVNFAVAIVVSRFTPAPPPEAQRLVERIRLPRGAGEAHEISG; translated from the coding sequence ATGACGGTTCTCCAGTGGACGGCGACGCTCGTCGGGCTTTCGTTCGCACTCTACATCGGGATCGCGATCTGGTCGCGGGCCCATTCCACGAGCGAGTTCTACGTCGCGGGCAAAGGGGTTCATCCCCTCGCCAACGGGATGGCGACGGCGGCGGACTGGATGTCGGCCGCCTCCTTCATCTCGATGGCCGGGATCATCTCCTTCCTGGGCTACGACGGCTCCGTCTACCTCATGGGCTGGACGGGCGGCTACGTGCTCCTGGCGCTGCTCCTCGCCCCGTATCTGCGGAAGTTCGGGGCCTTCACCGTCCCGGACTTCGTGGGCGAGCGCTACTACTCCCAGACGGCGCGGGTCGTGGCCGTGATCTGCGCGATTTTCGTCTCCTTCACCTACGTCGCGGGCCAGATGCGCGGCGTGGGGATCGTGTTCAGCCGCTTTCTGGAGATCGACATCGTCTGGGGCGTGGTCATCGGGATGGGGATCGTCTTCTTCTACGCGGTGCTCGGGGGGATGAAGGGGATCACCTACACGCAGGTGGCGCAGTACTGCGTGCTCATCTTCGCGTACATGGTGCCGGCGATCTTCCTGTCGATGCTGGTCACGGGGATTCCGATTCCCCAGATCGGGCTCGGCGCGGCGGAGCAGGAGACGGGGACGTTCCTGCTCGACCGCCTGAACGGCCTGCACCAGGAGCTTGGGTTCGCGGCCTACACGGACGGCACGAAGTCGACGCTCGACGTGCTGGCGATCACGGCCGCGCTCATGGTGGGGACGGCGGGGCTGCCGCACGTAATCATCCGCTTCTATACGGTGCCACGGGTGCGGGACGCGCGGATCAGCGTGGGCTGGGCGCTCGTGTTCATCGCGCTGCTGTACACGGCGGCGCCGGCGGTGGCGGTGTTCGCGCGGACGAACCTGCTCAACACGGTGACGGACCAGCCGTACGCGGAGATGCCGGAGTGGTTCACGAAGTGGGAGGCGACGGGATTGATCTCGTACGAGGACCACAACGGGGACGGGCTGATCCAGTACGTGGGACCGGAGGCGGTGGACGCCGCGGGTGCTCCCGTGCAGAACGAGCTCACGATCGACCGCGACATCATGGTGCTCGCGAATCCGGAGATCGCCCGGCTGCCGAACTGGGTGGTGGGGCTCGTGGCGGCGGGCGGACTGGCGGCGGCGCTCTCGACGGCGGCCGGACTGCTGCTCGTGCTCTCGGCGGCGATCAGCCACGATCTGCTGAAGCGCAACTGGCGGCCGGACATCAGCGAACACGGAGAACTGATCGCGGCGCGGGTGAGCGCCGGACTCGCCGTCCTCGTGGCCGGATACCTCGGCATCAACCCGCCGGGCTTCGTGGCGGAGGTCGTCGCGTTCGCGTTCGGGCTCGCGGCGTCGTCGTTCTTCCCCGTCATCATCCTCGGCATCTTCTCGAAGCGGCTCAACCGAGAGGGGGCGATCGCGGGCATGCTGTGCGGGATCACGCTCACCGCCGCCTACATCGTCTACTTCAAGTTCGTGAACCCGGCCGCCAACGTGGCGGAGAACTGGTGGTTCGGAATCTCACCCGAAGGCATCGGGTCCATCGGGATGGCGGTGAACTTCGCGGTGGCGATCGTCGTGTCCCGCTTCACGCCGGCGCCCCCGCCGGAGGCGCAGCGGCTGGTCGAGCGGATCCGGCTGCCGCGGGGCGCCGGCGAGGCACACGAGATCAGCGGCTGA
- a CDS encoding DUF4212 domain-containing protein, with protein MNRPAAGRDHLAYWRRNLRYVGILLAIWALVSYGAGIVFADALDAVRIPGTGFPLGFWFAQQGAIYVFVVLIFVYVFLMNRLDREFDVDERDEEGAA; from the coding sequence ATGAATCGACCCGCAGCAGGCCGCGATCATCTGGCGTACTGGCGCCGCAATCTCCGTTATGTGGGGATCCTTCTCGCGATCTGGGCTCTGGTGTCCTACGGCGCCGGGATCGTGTTCGCGGACGCGCTCGACGCGGTCCGGATCCCGGGGACCGGCTTCCCGCTCGGGTTCTGGTTCGCGCAGCAGGGCGCGATCTACGTCTTCGTCGTCCTCATCTTCGTCTACGTCTTCCTCATGAACCGGCTCGACCGGGAGTTCGACGTCGACGAGCGTGACGAGGAGGGCGCGGCATGA
- a CDS encoding O-acetylhomoserine aminocarboxypropyltransferase/cysteine synthase family protein — translation MRDETVAIHLGYESEPTTHAVAVPLYQTVAYEFDDAQHGADLFNLEVEGNIYSRIMNPTQAVLEERIAQLERGLASLALSSGSAAVNYSILNLAAAGDNIVSVPQLYGGTYTLFAHMLPQLGIEVRFAEGDGPDDLAKLIDARTKAVFVESIGNPAGNIVDLAAVADVAHAHGVATIVDNTVATPALLKPIEHGFDIVVHSLTKYIGGHGNSLGGAIVDSGKFPWEEHEIRYPQFTTPEPSYHGVVYTEALGPAAYIGRARTVPLRNTGSAISPFNAFQIIQGIQTLNLRIERHSENALAVAKHLKDHPAVEWVSYAGLPGDPYHELALKYLGGRASGILTFGVKGGFEAGVKFYDALELFKRLVNIGDAKSLACHPASTTHRQLTEEEQLSVGVRPETIRLSVGIEHIDDIVEDLDRALAAALPARPAAA, via the coding sequence ATGAGAGACGAAACAGTAGCGATTCACCTCGGATACGAGTCCGAGCCCACCACGCACGCCGTCGCGGTGCCGCTGTACCAGACCGTGGCGTACGAGTTCGACGACGCGCAGCACGGCGCGGACCTCTTCAACCTCGAGGTCGAGGGAAACATCTACTCCCGCATCATGAACCCCACGCAGGCCGTGCTGGAGGAGCGGATTGCCCAGCTCGAGCGCGGGCTGGCGTCGCTGGCGCTCTCCTCCGGCAGCGCAGCGGTCAACTACTCCATCCTCAATCTCGCCGCCGCGGGGGACAACATCGTCTCGGTGCCCCAGTTGTACGGCGGCACGTACACGCTCTTCGCCCACATGCTGCCGCAGCTGGGGATCGAAGTGCGCTTCGCCGAAGGCGACGGCCCGGACGATCTGGCCAAGCTGATCGATGCCCGCACGAAGGCGGTGTTCGTCGAGAGCATCGGGAACCCGGCGGGCAACATCGTAGACCTCGCGGCGGTGGCCGACGTGGCGCACGCCCACGGAGTCGCCACCATCGTGGACAACACGGTCGCCACGCCCGCGCTCCTCAAGCCGATCGAACACGGGTTCGACATCGTGGTGCATTCGCTGACGAAGTACATCGGCGGCCACGGCAACTCACTCGGCGGCGCCATCGTCGATTCCGGGAAATTCCCGTGGGAGGAGCACGAGATCCGTTATCCGCAGTTCACGACGCCGGAACCCAGCTACCACGGGGTCGTCTACACGGAGGCGCTGGGGCCGGCCGCGTACATCGGTCGGGCGCGCACGGTGCCGTTGCGGAACACCGGGTCGGCGATTTCGCCCTTCAACGCGTTCCAGATCATCCAGGGGATCCAGACGCTGAACCTCCGCATCGAGCGCCACTCCGAGAACGCGCTGGCCGTGGCGAAGCACCTGAAGGACCACCCGGCCGTGGAGTGGGTGAGCTACGCCGGATTGCCGGGCGATCCGTACCACGAGCTGGCCCTGAAGTACCTGGGCGGCCGGGCTTCGGGGATCCTGACCTTCGGGGTGAAGGGCGGCTTCGAGGCGGGCGTGAAGTTCTACGACGCGCTCGAGCTGTTCAAGCGGCTCGTGAACATCGGGGATGCGAAGTCGCTGGCGTGCCACCCGGCGTCCACGACGCACCGGCAGCTCACCGAGGAAGAGCAGCTCAGCGTGGGCGTGCGTCCGGAGACGATCCGGCTCTCCGTCGGCATCGAGCACATCGACGACATCGTCGAGGATCTCGACCGCGCGCTGGCGGCAGCATTGCCGGCCCGGCCGGCCGCCGCATGA